From a region of the Streptomyces tirandamycinicus genome:
- a CDS encoding SDR family NAD(P)-dependent oxidoreductase — translation MPLTGGAGAAAPAALRGRRFALLGDGDGALAGVTGALAAELERHGAVPVVLGAGQEPPPWEDHGPLGGVVLLDPLATSGPPVLPAAFQTVKAALACRPARLVAVRLAEEGRAAGRSAGLRGLFRTIARECPDTEATVLDLDPGGGAGRLRTPDGVAAAVVEELKAAGGPPVVVRDAGGRHGWELVEAPFGLTALTGAGPAGDGAAEAAALGLGQDAVVLLTGGARGITAACAVALARASRCRVELLGRTPAPAGPEDPVTAAARDRSALRRILAARGGYGSPADVDRAARLLLAQREISATLAAVEAAGSRVHYRSADCRDAAAVLQAVKEIHADHGRLDGVVHAAGVIDDRLIAEKSAESFERVYGTKVGGAAALLSALDELPDAGPSFVVLFGSVSAVLGNRGQADYAAANDALETLGEQWGARTGRRALTVHWGPWAPGGLHTGMVRPELARAYARRGITLIDPEEGPPALLRELAWGGLTAGAVVHTASEW, via the coding sequence GTGCCCCTGACCGGCGGCGCCGGTGCCGCGGCGCCCGCGGCCCTCCGGGGGCGGCGGTTCGCGCTGCTCGGCGACGGGGACGGTGCGCTCGCCGGGGTCACGGGTGCGCTCGCTGCGGAGCTGGAGCGGCACGGTGCCGTACCCGTCGTCCTCGGCGCCGGGCAGGAACCGCCGCCGTGGGAGGACCATGGGCCGCTCGGCGGCGTCGTCCTCCTGGACCCGCTGGCGACGTCCGGACCGCCGGTGCTGCCCGCCGCCTTCCAGACCGTCAAGGCCGCACTGGCCTGCCGCCCCGCACGGCTCGTCGCCGTACGGCTCGCCGAGGAGGGCCGGGCGGCCGGGCGTTCGGCGGGGCTGCGCGGGCTCTTCCGCACCATCGCCCGGGAGTGCCCGGACACCGAGGCGACCGTGCTCGACCTCGACCCGGGCGGCGGGGCGGGCCGGCTGCGCACCCCGGACGGCGTCGCCGCCGCGGTCGTCGAGGAACTGAAGGCGGCCGGCGGCCCACCGGTCGTCGTGCGCGACGCCGGCGGCCGCCACGGGTGGGAGCTGGTCGAGGCGCCCTTCGGGCTGACGGCGCTGACCGGCGCGGGACCGGCCGGGGACGGGGCGGCCGAAGCGGCGGCGCTCGGACTCGGCCAGGACGCCGTCGTCCTGCTCACCGGCGGGGCCCGGGGCATCACGGCCGCCTGCGCCGTCGCGCTCGCACGCGCCTCCCGGTGCCGCGTCGAACTGCTCGGCAGGACACCCGCTCCGGCCGGTCCGGAGGACCCGGTGACGGCGGCGGCCCGGGACCGGTCGGCCTTGCGCCGGATACTCGCCGCACGCGGCGGGTACGGCTCCCCCGCCGACGTCGACCGGGCGGCCCGGCTGCTCCTCGCCCAGCGGGAGATATCCGCGACCCTGGCGGCGGTCGAGGCCGCCGGGAGCCGGGTCCACTACCGCAGCGCCGACTGCCGCGACGCCGCGGCCGTGCTCCAGGCGGTGAAGGAGATCCACGCGGACCACGGGCGCCTCGACGGCGTGGTCCATGCGGCGGGGGTCATCGACGACCGGCTCATCGCGGAGAAGTCCGCCGAGTCCTTCGAGCGGGTGTACGGCACCAAGGTCGGCGGGGCCGCCGCCCTGCTCTCGGCCCTCGACGAACTCCCCGACGCCGGACCGTCGTTCGTGGTGCTGTTCGGCAGCGTCTCCGCGGTGCTCGGCAACCGGGGCCAGGCGGACTACGCGGCGGCCAACGACGCCCTGGAGACCCTGGGCGAGCAGTGGGGAGCCCGTACCGGACGGCGGGCGCTGACGGTCCACTGGGGCCCCTGGGCCCCCGGCGGCCTGCACACCGGCATGGTCCGACCGGAGCTCGCCCGGGCGTACGCCAGACGGGGGATCACCCTGATCGACCCCGAGGAGGGGCCGCCGGCACTGCTGCGGGAACTCGCCTGGGGCGGCCTGACGGCCGGGGCGGTCGTCCACACCGCCTCGGAGTGGTGA
- the cutA gene encoding divalent-cation tolerance protein CutA, translating to MADYVQVSTATPTKEQAVRLAQSVVKERLAAGAQIIGPVTSVFWHLGEFGTGEEWQLLLKTRTKRYPELEQHLIRHHPWENPEIAAVPIIAGAEACMRWVSENTQPET from the coding sequence ATGGCTGACTACGTGCAGGTGTCCACGGCGACGCCGACAAAGGAGCAGGCAGTCCGGCTCGCGCAGTCCGTGGTGAAGGAGCGCCTGGCTGCGGGCGCGCAGATCATCGGCCCGGTGACGTCGGTGTTCTGGCATCTCGGAGAGTTCGGCACCGGAGAGGAATGGCAACTCCTGCTGAAGACCCGAACCAAGCGGTATCCGGAGCTTGAGCAGCACCTCATCCGTCACCACCCCTGGGAGAACCCGGAGATCGCGGCCGTGCCGATCATCGCGGGCGCGGAGGCGTGCATGCGCTGGGTGTCCGAGAACACCCAGCCGGAGACATAG
- a CDS encoding beta-ketoacyl synthase N-terminal-like domain-containing protein, which produces MAVLLPGARDLTAYWRNLAAGADAIGEVPEGRWDAAYYRPGAAGEPAAADRVYCRRGGFVDALADVDVARFGIMPSSVSGTEPDQLIALQVAASAIADAGGEDRLPARERIGVVLGRGGYLTPGLVRLDQRVRTAAQLVRTLGELLPGLGAEQLARVREAFTERLGPDRPENAIGLVPNLAASRLANRLDLRGPAYTVDAACASSLVAVDQAVGELASGRCDLVLAGGVHHCHDITLWSVFSQLRALSPSQRIRPFHRDADGILIGEGTGVVVLKRLADAERDGDRIYAVVRGTAVGSDGRTAGLASPDPRGQVRAVRQAWEAAGLDPAEPGSVGLLEAHGTATPAGDAAELRTLREVFGPPDGRNAHGGDGGHGGDGRTAVIGSVKSMIGHAMPAAGVAGLVKAALAVHHATLLPTLHCDDPHPALAGTRFRPLAAAAPWEPGPGGTPRRAAVNAFGFGGVNAHVVLEQAPQARPFTATPGGRAAFPAAAEGAPGRPGRTRAVTAVTEPERVLLLAAGTPEDLAARLDADDSTVLAPGPAPAGRPTGRTRLGIVGPTPKRLALARRVAAKGRAWHGRSDVWFAPYPLLGGDRPGRIAFVFPGLEGEFEPRVDDVAERFGPAGPGPRSGVAAARVGDVGRHGLGVVAVGRLLDAALRRMGVVPEAVAGHSIGEWTAMAVAGLYSERAVDDFMASLDPDAVTVPDLAFAAVGASADRVMAGLAALRLPVTLSHDNAPSQSMVCGPPDAVGEFVRAFRARGVLCRVLPFRSGFHTPMLEPSLGPFRAAAERFALHPPTVPVWSGTTAAPFPGDEAAVRELFVRHLLEPVRFRQLTESLYAAGFRAFVQVGTGGLGSLIGDTLAGRDHLAVAANSPHRPGLAQLRRVAVALWTVGAAVDPGVIDVDRDVDRDVIDPVAMDSGAIGPVAIDRDVIGAGAIDRRGPAPDGAPDRRPSAPRADAVVGAATGPAPDGVGGAVPPRLPVRLDLSGGLVSLDPGVLSGLRLSLRSGRGDVAAGAATNPPSVPAAAAVGPAAAAPAAVAPAAVAPAVVGPAAGTAEHTPTGGAVGSPLARGGGRRAQTTGPGAEHPADRFPALAELDALMRETAATAAELIEAAGRGPVPVRRPGGAARTRARPLADRRQHGRLRRLHRGHRDRLRPEPRQTRGGPRRRPAWHRQHRQHRQHRHKERAVTHSAGDRRVTANLALSLDGRYHGPDGAGDCGAVAARRPARTGAGRHRPAVHRPGHPALTPPPPAGGPVLSAGRRSA; this is translated from the coding sequence ATGGCCGTACTGCTGCCGGGAGCCCGCGATCTGACGGCGTACTGGCGCAATCTGGCCGCCGGGGCCGACGCCATCGGCGAGGTGCCCGAGGGCCGCTGGGACGCCGCGTACTACCGCCCCGGAGCGGCGGGCGAACCGGCCGCGGCGGACCGGGTGTACTGCCGGCGCGGCGGTTTCGTGGACGCGCTGGCTGACGTGGACGTGGCCCGCTTCGGCATCATGCCCAGTTCGGTGTCCGGGACCGAACCCGACCAGCTGATCGCGCTCCAGGTGGCCGCGTCCGCCATCGCCGACGCGGGCGGCGAGGACCGGCTGCCGGCTCGGGAGCGGATCGGCGTCGTGCTCGGCCGGGGCGGCTATCTGACGCCGGGGCTGGTCCGCCTCGACCAGCGGGTGCGCACCGCGGCCCAGCTGGTGCGCACGCTCGGGGAGTTGCTGCCGGGCCTCGGAGCCGAGCAGCTCGCCCGGGTACGGGAGGCGTTCACCGAACGTCTGGGTCCCGACCGGCCGGAGAACGCCATCGGGCTGGTCCCCAATCTGGCGGCCTCCCGGCTGGCCAACCGGCTCGACCTGCGCGGGCCCGCCTACACCGTGGACGCCGCGTGCGCCTCCTCGCTCGTCGCCGTGGACCAGGCGGTCGGCGAGCTGGCGTCCGGCCGGTGCGACCTGGTGCTCGCCGGCGGGGTGCACCACTGCCACGACATCACGCTGTGGAGCGTCTTCTCGCAACTGCGCGCCCTGTCCCCGAGTCAGCGCATCCGCCCCTTCCACCGGGACGCGGACGGCATCCTCATCGGCGAGGGCACGGGCGTGGTGGTGCTGAAGCGGCTGGCGGACGCCGAACGGGACGGGGACCGGATCTACGCGGTCGTCCGGGGCACCGCGGTCGGCAGCGACGGGCGTACGGCGGGACTGGCCAGCCCCGATCCGCGCGGCCAGGTCCGCGCCGTGCGGCAGGCGTGGGAGGCGGCCGGGCTGGACCCGGCCGAGCCGGGGTCGGTCGGTCTGCTGGAGGCGCACGGCACTGCCACCCCTGCCGGTGACGCGGCCGAACTGCGCACGCTGAGGGAGGTGTTCGGGCCGCCGGACGGGCGGAACGCCCACGGCGGTGACGGCGGCCACGGCGGTGACGGCCGAACGGCCGTGATCGGCTCGGTGAAGTCGATGATCGGCCATGCGATGCCGGCGGCGGGGGTCGCGGGCCTGGTCAAGGCGGCTCTCGCCGTGCACCACGCGACACTGCTGCCGACCCTGCACTGCGACGATCCGCACCCCGCGCTCGCCGGCACGCGTTTCCGTCCGCTCGCAGCGGCGGCGCCCTGGGAGCCGGGCCCCGGCGGCACTCCGCGCCGGGCCGCGGTGAACGCCTTCGGGTTCGGCGGGGTCAACGCCCATGTCGTCCTCGAACAGGCGCCGCAGGCACGGCCGTTCACGGCCACGCCGGGAGGGCGGGCCGCGTTCCCGGCGGCCGCCGAAGGGGCGCCGGGCCGTCCGGGCCGGACACGGGCGGTCACCGCGGTGACCGAGCCGGAGCGCGTACTGCTGCTCGCGGCGGGCACACCGGAGGACCTCGCCGCCCGGCTGGACGCCGACGACTCCACCGTGCTGGCGCCGGGGCCCGCCCCCGCCGGCCGCCCCACCGGGCGGACCCGTCTCGGGATCGTCGGCCCCACGCCGAAACGGCTGGCGCTCGCCCGCCGGGTGGCCGCCAAGGGCCGGGCGTGGCACGGCCGCAGCGACGTGTGGTTCGCCCCGTACCCGCTGCTCGGCGGCGACCGGCCGGGCCGGATCGCGTTCGTCTTCCCCGGGCTGGAGGGCGAGTTCGAGCCGCGCGTCGACGACGTCGCCGAGCGCTTCGGTCCCGCCGGGCCGGGGCCGCGGAGCGGAGTGGCGGCGGCGCGGGTCGGGGACGTCGGCCGGCACGGGCTGGGCGTGGTCGCGGTGGGCAGGCTGCTGGACGCGGCGCTGCGCCGGATGGGCGTCGTACCGGAGGCGGTGGCCGGGCACAGCATCGGCGAGTGGACGGCGATGGCGGTCGCGGGCCTCTACTCCGAGCGCGCGGTCGACGACTTCATGGCGTCGCTCGACCCCGACGCGGTGACGGTGCCCGACCTCGCCTTCGCCGCGGTGGGCGCGTCGGCGGACCGCGTCATGGCGGGGCTGGCTGCCCTTCGGCTGCCGGTGACCCTGTCCCACGACAACGCGCCGAGCCAGTCGATGGTCTGCGGACCGCCGGACGCGGTCGGGGAGTTCGTCCGCGCCTTCCGCGCGCGGGGCGTGCTGTGCCGTGTGCTGCCGTTCCGCTCGGGATTCCACACGCCCATGCTGGAGCCCTCGCTGGGACCGTTCCGCGCCGCGGCCGAGCGCTTCGCGCTGCACCCGCCCACGGTGCCGGTCTGGTCGGGCACGACGGCGGCCCCCTTCCCCGGTGACGAGGCGGCCGTCCGGGAGCTGTTCGTCCGCCATCTGCTGGAGCCCGTGCGCTTCCGCCAGTTGACGGAGTCGCTGTACGCGGCGGGGTTCCGGGCCTTCGTCCAGGTCGGTACGGGAGGCCTGGGGTCGCTCATCGGGGACACGCTGGCGGGCCGGGACCATCTCGCCGTCGCCGCCAACTCCCCGCATCGGCCGGGCCTGGCCCAGCTCAGACGTGTCGCGGTGGCGCTGTGGACGGTGGGCGCGGCGGTCGACCCCGGCGTCATCGACGTCGACCGCGACGTCGACCGCGACGTGATCGACCCCGTTGCGATGGACTCCGGTGCGATCGGCCCCGTTGCGATCGACCGCGACGTGATCGGCGCCGGTGCGATCGACCGCCGTGGCCCCGCGCCTGACGGGGCGCCGGACCGCCGCCCCTCCGCCCCCCGCGCCGATGCCGTCGTCGGGGCGGCCACCGGGCCCGCGCCGGACGGGGTGGGCGGCGCCGTCCCGCCACGGCTGCCGGTACGCCTCGACCTGAGCGGCGGGCTGGTCTCGCTGGATCCGGGTGTGCTCTCCGGGCTGCGGCTGTCGCTGCGGTCCGGGCGCGGGGACGTCGCGGCGGGGGCGGCCACGAACCCGCCTTCGGTACCGGCGGCCGCCGCAGTGGGACCGGCCGCAGCAGCACCCGCCGCAGTAGCACCCGCCGCAGTAGCACCCGCCGTGGTTGGACCCGCCGCCGGTACGGCGGAACACACCCCCACCGGGGGCGCCGTGGGGTCCCCGCTCGCCCGCGGCGGCGGGCGGCGGGCGCAGACCACCGGCCCCGGTGCCGAACACCCGGCGGACCGTTTCCCCGCGTTGGCGGAGCTCGACGCGCTGATGCGGGAGACGGCGGCCACCGCCGCCGAGCTCATCGAGGCGGCCGGCCGCGGCCCCGTCCCGGTTCGCAGGCCCGGCGGCGCGGCGCGCACCCGGGCCCGTCCACTGGCGGATCGCCGACAGCACGGTCGACTCCGCCGACTTCATCGCGGGCATCGAGATCGGCTTCGGCCAGAGCCTCGACAAACTCGTGGCGGCCCTCGCCGCAGACCCGCATGGCACCGACAGCACCGACAGCACCGACAGCACCGACACAAGGAGCGCGCAGTGACCCACTCAGCCGGCGACCGCAGGGTGACCGCAAACCTGGCTCTCAGCCTCGACGGGCGTTACCACGGCCCCGACGGGGCCGGCGATTGCGGCGCCGTGGCGGCCCGGCGCCCGGCCCGCACCGGCGCGGGTCGCCACCGTCCGGCTGTGCACCGCCCGGGGCATCCGGCGCTCACGCCCCCGCCTCCCGCGGGCGGCCCCGTGCTCAGCGCAGGTCGACGATCCGCTTGA
- a CDS encoding DUF6415 family natural product biosynthesis protein: MIDRTVPDESAAGQGDTDGDTDSDAGESGPGPMDLAAMRETARQVMVAHEPGSDLDGLSAAMRGFVRLLVPALRTLIAARPSGDRPAMVARVGVDEAWRRLHTTPGLGPGAAHRRARRLALSVLSLCDHYENLRPTAAASAAPIPGRRRQAERSSP; the protein is encoded by the coding sequence ATGATTGACCGTACCGTCCCGGACGAGTCCGCTGCCGGGCAGGGCGATACCGACGGCGATACCGACAGCGATGCCGGGGAGAGCGGTCCCGGACCGATGGATCTCGCCGCGATGAGGGAGACCGCCCGTCAGGTCATGGTCGCGCACGAGCCGGGTTCCGACCTCGACGGCCTCAGTGCCGCGATGCGCGGCTTCGTCCGGCTCCTCGTCCCGGCACTCCGCACGCTCATCGCCGCGCGGCCCTCCGGCGACCGGCCCGCGATGGTCGCGCGGGTGGGCGTTGACGAGGCATGGCGCCGGCTGCACACCACGCCGGGCCTCGGCCCCGGCGCGGCGCATCGCCGGGCGCGCAGGCTCGCCCTGTCGGTGCTCTCCCTCTGCGACCACTACGAGAACCTGCGGCCGACGGCCGCGGCGTCGGCGGCCCCCATCCCGGGGCGGCGGCGTCAGGCCGAGCGCAGCAGTCCGTGA
- the paaK gene encoding phenylacetate--CoA ligase PaaK, whose amino-acid sequence MADRTDRTDLKDLTGPADLLDAGERLGREELRALQLERLRTTLRHAYDHVGFYRKSFDEAGLRPEDCRSLEDLARFPFTAKADLRDHYPFGMFAVEQSRVRRIHASSGTTGRPTVVGYTDRDLDTWADVVARSIRAAGGRPGHTVHVAYGYGLFTGGLGAHYGAERLGCTVVPASGGMTARQVQLIQDFRPEIVMVTPSYMLTLLDEFERQGVDPRSTSLKVGIFGAEPWTEEMRREIEERFAIDAVDIYGLSEVMGPGVAQECVETKDGLHIWEDHFYPEVVDPVTGEVLPDGEEGELVFTSLTKEAMPVIRYRTRDLTRLLPGTARVFRRMEKVTGRSDDMIILRGVNLFPTQIEEIVLRTPGLAPHFQLRLTREGRMDALTVRVEAREGLSPEQREAAAMEVAAAVKDGVGVSVGVEVVDPETLERSVGKIKRIVDLR is encoded by the coding sequence ATGGCGGATCGGACGGACCGGACGGACCTGAAGGACCTGACCGGCCCGGCGGACCTGCTGGACGCCGGCGAGCGCCTCGGCCGTGAAGAACTGCGGGCCCTGCAACTGGAGCGGCTGCGTACCACCCTGCGTCACGCCTACGACCACGTCGGCTTCTACCGGAAGTCGTTCGACGAGGCCGGGCTGCGGCCCGAGGACTGCCGCTCCCTGGAGGACCTGGCCCGCTTCCCCTTCACGGCCAAGGCGGATCTGCGCGACCACTACCCGTTCGGGATGTTCGCCGTGGAGCAGTCGCGGGTGCGCCGCATCCACGCCTCCAGCGGCACGACCGGGCGGCCCACGGTGGTCGGCTACACCGACCGGGACCTGGACACCTGGGCGGACGTGGTGGCCCGCTCGATCCGCGCGGCCGGGGGCCGGCCGGGGCACACGGTGCATGTGGCGTACGGCTACGGCCTGTTCACGGGCGGGCTCGGCGCGCACTACGGCGCGGAGCGGCTCGGCTGCACGGTCGTCCCGGCGTCCGGCGGGATGACGGCCCGGCAGGTGCAGCTGATCCAGGACTTCCGGCCCGAGATCGTCATGGTGACGCCGTCGTACATGCTGACCCTGCTGGACGAGTTCGAGCGGCAGGGCGTCGATCCGCGGTCCACCTCGCTGAAGGTGGGGATCTTCGGCGCGGAGCCGTGGACCGAGGAGATGCGGCGGGAGATCGAGGAGCGGTTCGCGATCGACGCGGTCGACATCTACGGCCTGTCCGAGGTGATGGGGCCGGGCGTGGCCCAGGAGTGCGTGGAGACCAAGGACGGTCTGCACATCTGGGAGGACCACTTCTATCCGGAGGTCGTGGACCCCGTCACGGGTGAGGTGCTGCCGGACGGCGAGGAGGGCGAGCTGGTCTTCACCTCGCTCACCAAGGAGGCGATGCCGGTGATCCGGTACCGGACACGGGACCTGACCCGGCTGCTGCCGGGGACCGCGCGGGTGTTCCGGCGGATGGAGAAGGTCACGGGGCGCAGCGACGACATGATCATCCTGCGTGGGGTGAACCTCTTCCCGACCCAGATCGAGGAGATCGTGCTGCGCACGCCCGGGCTCGCCCCGCACTTCCAGCTGCGTCTGACGCGGGAGGGCCGGATGGACGCGCTCACCGTCCGGGTCGAGGCACGTGAGGGCCTGTCGCCGGAGCAGCGGGAGGCCGCGGCTATGGAGGTCGCGGCGGCGGTCAAGGACGGGGTCGGGGTGTCCGTCGGTGTCGAGGTGGTCGACCCGGAGACGCTGGAGCGGTCGGTCGGCAAGATCAAGCGGATCGTCGACCTGCGCTGA
- a CDS encoding DUF397 domain-containing protein, which translates to MGTISNGRTTKAYENPNAPGLDWRKAGRTDLDPILKDCVILAAAPDAEDHPHPHVPDGTRMVALSDDKDPAGPVLYFTRAEIRKFIEGVKAGEFDDLMATDEEMRQAAAVTA; encoded by the coding sequence GTGGGAACCATCAGCAACGGCAGGACCACGAAGGCCTACGAGAACCCGAACGCGCCCGGTCTGGACTGGCGGAAGGCCGGCCGCACCGACCTCGACCCGATCCTGAAGGACTGCGTCATCCTCGCCGCGGCGCCGGACGCCGAGGACCACCCGCACCCCCATGTCCCGGACGGCACCCGCATGGTGGCGCTCTCCGACGACAAGGACCCCGCAGGCCCGGTGCTGTACTTCACCCGAGCCGAGATCCGGAAGTTCATCGAGGGCGTCAAGGCCGGAGAGTTCGACGACCTGATGGCCACCGACGAGGAGATGCGGCAGGCCGCCGCGGTGACCGCCTGA